The proteins below are encoded in one region of Dromaius novaehollandiae isolate bDroNov1 chromosome 9, bDroNov1.hap1, whole genome shotgun sequence:
- the LOC112988824 gene encoding transcription cofactor HES-6-like isoform X1 — protein sequence MTAAATASGVQKLSSTKEERKLRKPLIERKRRERINNCLDQLKETVVGAFHLDQSKLEKADILEMTVKHLQNIQNSKLMADSKVGLEAQQRYSTGYIQCMHEVHNLLLTCEWMDKTLGARLLNHLLKSLPRSGEDTCKTALRSSSPSQQPVLTPKSPLSPKGNTPGRNPTQEHFYLVENKQAVKNSFQLPPLSVFSQVNAVPPRQVLQPNFSHNNPSMGSLDMWRPW from the exons ATGACTGCCGCAGCCACGGCCAGCGGCGTGCAGAAACTCTCCAGcaccaaagaggaaaggaag TTAAGGAAACCTCTCATTGAGCGGAAGCGAAGGGAAAGGATTAACAACTGCTTAGATCAGCTGAAGGAGACTGTTGTTGGCGCATTTCACCTGGAT CAGTCTAAACTCGAGAAAGCAGACATCCTCGAAATGACAGTAAAGCACCTTCAGAACATCCAGAACAGCAAGCTCATGG CTGACTCCAAAGTGGGCCTCGAAGCCCAGCAGAGATACAGCACTGGATATATCCAGTGCATGCACGAGGTTCACAACCTTCTCCTTACCTGTGAGTGGATGGACAAGACTCTTGGTGCACGGCTGTTAAACCACCTGCTGAAATCCTTACCCAGGTCTGGTGAAGACACCTGCAAAACAGCATTAAGGTCCTCGAGCCCGTCTCAGCAGCCTGTCTTGACACCAAAATCCCCACTGAGCCCTAAGGGGAACACTCCCGGCAGAAACCCAACGCAGGAGCACTTCTACCTTGTGGAGAACAAACAAGCCGTGAAAAATTCATTCCAGCTGCCACCACTGTCTGTTTTCAGCCAGGTCAATGCTGTGCCTCCCAGACAGGTCCTGCAGCCAAATTTTTCCCATAACAACCCTAGTATGGGGTCATTAGATATGTGGAGACCATGGTAA
- the LOC112988824 gene encoding transcription cofactor HES-6-like isoform X2 — protein MTAAATASGVQKLSSTKEERKLRKPLIERKRRERINNCLDQLKETVVGAFHLDSKLEKADILEMTVKHLQNIQNSKLMADSKVGLEAQQRYSTGYIQCMHEVHNLLLTCEWMDKTLGARLLNHLLKSLPRSGEDTCKTALRSSSPSQQPVLTPKSPLSPKGNTPGRNPTQEHFYLVENKQAVKNSFQLPPLSVFSQVNAVPPRQVLQPNFSHNNPSMGSLDMWRPW, from the exons ATGACTGCCGCAGCCACGGCCAGCGGCGTGCAGAAACTCTCCAGcaccaaagaggaaaggaag TTAAGGAAACCTCTCATTGAGCGGAAGCGAAGGGAAAGGATTAACAACTGCTTAGATCAGCTGAAGGAGACTGTTGTTGGCGCATTTCACCTGGAT TCTAAACTCGAGAAAGCAGACATCCTCGAAATGACAGTAAAGCACCTTCAGAACATCCAGAACAGCAAGCTCATGG CTGACTCCAAAGTGGGCCTCGAAGCCCAGCAGAGATACAGCACTGGATATATCCAGTGCATGCACGAGGTTCACAACCTTCTCCTTACCTGTGAGTGGATGGACAAGACTCTTGGTGCACGGCTGTTAAACCACCTGCTGAAATCCTTACCCAGGTCTGGTGAAGACACCTGCAAAACAGCATTAAGGTCCTCGAGCCCGTCTCAGCAGCCTGTCTTGACACCAAAATCCCCACTGAGCCCTAAGGGGAACACTCCCGGCAGAAACCCAACGCAGGAGCACTTCTACCTTGTGGAGAACAAACAAGCCGTGAAAAATTCATTCCAGCTGCCACCACTGTCTGTTTTCAGCCAGGTCAATGCTGTGCCTCCCAGACAGGTCCTGCAGCCAAATTTTTCCCATAACAACCCTAGTATGGGGTCATTAGATATGTGGAGACCATGGTAA